GCCGAATCCATCAAAAGAAGTTCTTTATCCTTGTTATATAATTCTTCTGCCATGCCTGTATTCTGAAACCAAGGTACCTCCTGGTTGTAAAGGCCCAAAGCCGCCGCATAAATATCCTTATTCGTAGTGGCTCCAATTAAAAAACCTTCCAGATTGGTCGCCGTAATTTCAAATACGAAAGCAGATTTTTTCAGTTTATAAACGTCATTTACAGGCTCAATTACTTTTCCGTCTTGCTTAATAACTACTTTTAATGACTGTGCAAAAGCCATTAAGCTCAATAGGGAAAACAAAATGGTTAAACTTATTTTTTTCATGGTATATCTTTAAAATAACTGGGGCAAAGATATTGTACTTTAGCTCCATAAACACTGGCCGATTTCAGGGGTTTTTTATTTTATTCTAAGCTTGTATCGAAAAGCTTTTTGACTTAAAATAAATTGGGTTTTAACTGAATTTTGATGAAAGCTGCCTTTTGCTTTTTATCTTTCGATGGAGCTGAGTTTGTAGGGTAAACTTCTGCATAAAAGGTGTCATTATCTGCCCAAAAGGATTTTGTTTCGTCAGCAATCTTGAATTTTGTAAAGTTCACATACAGAAGGCTTTCCTGATTATTTTTTTGTTCCAGGTATTTACTCACTTCAAAATCACTTCCTACATCGCTATTTGAAGAAAGGTAAGAAATCCATTTTTTAGTAGGAATAATCTGAGGATAACCTGCAGTGAAAATTTGAAAATTAGATCCGGATTTTATATTATAAAAAGAATAGAAGGTATCTGAAACTTCCACCGAATTTTCCTTGAAAACTTCTAAATGCAGAAAAGGTGACTTTCCTACATATTCATTGGATAATGTACCGTCTTCAGTAGATACATTTTCGTGTTGAACAATTATCGTTTCTTTGCCATTTTCGGTGTTTATCCAGTTACCGTCTTTCAGTTTTATATAAGGATTTTTTACTAAAACCTCATCGATTCGTTTTTTAGAGGCAGTCTTAAATTCCTGCTCTGAAACTTCTGATATGGTACCATACTTATTGAACGATTTATTTTTTAGATCCTGAGATGTTTTAAACAGGCTGCTTCTTATCTCATATAAATCCACCCCCTGTAAAGTCAAGTCAAATGCTGCCGTAAATTCTGATTTCAAAACAAAAGCTTCAATGCTATTTGAAATATTATTATTAATGCTGTAATTGATAGAGTAGAAGTCATCAAATTCTTCGAATCCATAATAGTTATGCAGTTTGTTGTAGGCAACTTTCAGATGAGCTGCATCCTTATTCGGAGCCACAAAAAAACGAATAGAATCAAGTTGAGTAGATAGTTGAAAAGGTACATCTTGTACATTTTCTACCCCTTTTATTTTTTTGAAATCGGAAAATGCTATAGTTTTCTGAGTAGTTGCAGCTTCTGTTTTTGTAGCTTCTGACGTTTTATTTTGAGGATTGCAACCTACAAAAACAACCACCATTGATGATATAAAAAATTGATATGAGATTTTCATTTATTATTTTTGATCCAAATATATCAGCATTCAAACTGGCGACCAACAAAACCGCTTAATATCAGGGGAAATTGGCTGAAAACAGGGATATATTTAAGGCTACTCGAATAGATTGCATCGATTTTCTTTTGTCTTATTCTCCAAATAAATAATTTGTGATATTTTTTTCACAAAGCATTGCATACACTTTCAAATGTTGAGAGCAAACACGTACTAAAAATGATTATTATTGTAATGAAATTAAATTGGCTGTAAAAAATTATGGGTTATTGGGAAATCTTATTATTATTTTTAATAATCGCTTTCGTTTATTCATCCGTAGGATTTGGTGGTGGTTCCAGCTATCTTGCCGTGCTGGCAATGTACAGCCTCCCATATCAGGAAATACGCTTAACAGCACTTATCTGTAATGTTATTGTTGTAGTGGGCGGTGTTTACATTTATATTAAAAATAAACAGGTTGACTGGAAAAAAATACTTCCCATTACTCTTGTCAGTGTACCTATGGCATATTTGGGAGCTACCTTAAAAATCAGTCAGGAAACTTTCTTTTTGATTTTAGGAATCA
This genomic interval from Chryseobacterium joostei contains the following:
- a CDS encoding resolvase, which codes for MKISYQFFISSMVVVFVGCNPQNKTSEATKTEAATTQKTIAFSDFKKIKGVENVQDVPFQLSTQLDSIRFFVAPNKDAAHLKVAYNKLHNYYGFEEFDDFYSINYSINNNISNSIEAFVLKSEFTAAFDLTLQGVDLYEIRSSLFKTSQDLKNKSFNKYGTISEVSEQEFKTASKKRIDEVLVKNPYIKLKDGNWINTENGKETIIVQHENVSTEDGTLSNEYVGKSPFLHLEVFKENSVEVSDTFYSFYNIKSGSNFQIFTAGYPQIIPTKKWISYLSSNSDVGSDFEVSKYLEQKNNQESLLYVNFTKFKIADETKSFWADNDTFYAEVYPTNSAPSKDKKQKAAFIKIQLKPNLF